GTTTTAATAGCAGCACCTATAATTATCGGGTGCATATCACTAGCTGCCTTTGTGCTTCGTCAATTGCATATGAAAGAACCTATGCTAGACATGCATCCATTTAAAAAGTCTATGTTTAGCCTTGGCTGTATACTACTTATGGTTATGCATATGATTAATTTTGCGACAATGCTGATACTTCCTATGTTTCTTGAAGGAGCTTTAGGCTTAGCAGCATTTACTGCCGGTCTTCTTATGTTACCTGGTGGCTTCCTTAACGGCCTTATTTCACCATTTGCAGGACATTTATATGATAAATTTGGTCCTAAAGCATTGATTTTACCTGGATATATAATATCGGCTATTTCATTCTTATTACTTTCATATTTAGTATCTACTGGCATTAGTATTCCTGTTCTTGTTGTTTTACATTGCTTATCCTTAATTGCTGTAGGCCTTATAAATACGCCTGTGCAAACTAATAGTTTAAATCAGCTATCACCAAAACAATATCCTCATGGAACTGCCATATTAAATACTCTTCAACAAATAGCAGGTGCCTTTGGAACCTCTTTATTTGTAGCTATTATGACTTCTTATCAAAAGAATTATCTATCAGGTGTTAGTAGCCCATCAAGTTCAAAAAATCAAGCTTTAAGTTTAGTATTTGGTGTGCACAATACTTTCTTAATTGAAACTGTAGTTCTTATTGTTGCCGTAATCTTATCCTTATTCATATCAAATAAAAATAGCATAAAAAATACAGCTATATAATTTCTAAAAAAAAGCTGGCTCCTAATAATCAGGGAACCAACTTTTCATTAACTACTTAATTTCTTCAATATTTACACTATTTGTTTTTGTTATACCCTTATCAAAATTACAGTTATTAAATATTACATCTTTACAAGAATCAAGCCTTGCTGAGTAGAAATTACAATCGTTAAATTTAAGATTGCTTAAATAAGATATGTCTTGTCCAAAATTCGAGCCATTCAGATCCAATATATATTGAGAATTTCCTTTTGGTGCATTCACATTTGTAAATTCAAATTGTGAAATATCAGGCAGTGGAACTCCAGGTGTTGCGGCTTTTTGCTTATCATAGTTAGTAATTACAGAAATTTTATTACAAATAGAATCTCTTACTTTTAAATTATGAATATATCCACCCCTTGATGGACTTACCTTAACACGAACACCACTATTAACAGCCTTTGTTTTTAAATCAATTGGCATAAGTGTGCAATCTTCTCCAAAAACATCACTAATTCCACCAGACATTTCACTTCCCAAAGTAATTCCTCCATGTCCTGCTGTAAATGTACAATCTCTATAATAAATATCAGTAGATGGAATTCCTATTTTTCTTCCTTCTTCATCTTTGCCTGATTTAATAGCTGAACAGTCATCTCCTGTAGAAAATGTATCCTTCAAAAGATATACGTTAGATGAAGAGTTTGGATCGAAGCCATCTCCATTATGAACTGTTGTATTTATATCAAGTTCATAAGAGGTAATATCTTTACTGTAAACAGGAACTATTGTCCACATCATTCCATTTCTGATATGAATTCCGTCCATATATACATTGTCACAATTTTTAAGACTTATGAGACTTCCGCCACCATAATGTGTAGCTGTATTCTTTGCGCCAAAAGCATCATAGGCTGATCTAAGAGTTAATCCATTGCTATCATCACCAATAGTTCCCTCTCCCATTATTTTTATATTATGTGTAGTTGGCTTTTGGTTGTGGTCCATTGTCCCTGCATTTATTAGGCTTGAAAATGCAGGATTACCTTTTGTTGGACTATTAGGATCATAAATATCTTCAATATCATGTCTTGCTGAAGTCCATGGATAATCCTTTAGGTCTGTACTTGGAACAAGCTGTGCCCCTTTGTCCACATAAAAAGTCATATTATCATGTAAATACAGTGCTCCACTTAAATATTTTCCTTGTGGTAAGAGTACAGTTTCCCCATCTTTGCAAGCATCTATTGCCTTTTGAATGGCTACCGTATCCTTTGCTGTGCCATTACCAACTGCACCATAATCTTTAACATTTATTACTTGTTTTGTTGCATCAGTTTTAATTGTAACTTCATTGCTTATTTGAGATTCTACAAGTTTGGCATCATGTGCTTTTACATAATAACTATAACTTGTATTTTGCTTTAAATTTTGCACCTTAAAATATGTTTTATTTGTATCTCCAATTTTTTTACCGCTATCATCATAAATTGTATACCCTGTTACATTCGAATAATTTTGAGGTTTTTCCCAAACAAGTACAACTGACGTATCTGTAACTGCTGCTGGTGCTTCCCTCAAATTTGTAGGATTCGCTATTACCATATCCTTAATCTTTACATTTCTAGCTTTAGCAGAAAACTGTCCAAATGCAATTGGCTGTATACATATTAAAGTTCCGATTATAAATAATTTAAGTTTATTACTTTTCATAATAACCTACCCCCTATTTTTATCTTTTTGCTTTAATCACATGTATTGATTGATATTAATAATATCCTTCCTTATTGATTAAAAACTAATTATTTACAGGCTTCCATCCATCTGTCCCCTTTAACAAATTATATGCATTGTAGTCCACTGCTTCTTTATCACTAAGTTGTCTTGATGCGTTTCTATGACTTGTATTTAATAATTTACCATTTCCATCTATATTTTTGTATTCTAATAATTGACATGAAGGATCTATAGCATCACTCTTCATGTTAGTCCATGCCTTAGGTAAAAGTGGTGATGTAACTACTGAATTTTTAATACAGACTTCTAAACTTGGATACCACGTTCTTCCGAATAATACACCTGTAACTTTTGAATATCTTCTTGAATCTCCACCAACCTTTGTAATCGCTTGAACTACTTGTTTATTAATATTTGAGGTAAACTTACATTTATCAAGCAATACTTTGCAGCCTTTATCACCAAATGCAGTATATGCTGCTCCATCTTTTATTTCATTGAGTGTACAATTTTCAAATACTGCTATACTTCTGAGTCCCCAAACAGAATCCACAGCACCTTCAATATAACAATTTTTAAAGTATGATCTATTATAATTTAAATTAAGAACATCCTGACCACTATAGAACTTACAATTTTGAAAGGCTGCACGATCTCCCTGCACTTGCACACATGCTGCTTGTGTATCAATTCCATTGTCCTTTAAATAACTATTTTCAAAAGTCATATTATTTGCTTTAAAATCTTTTCCTTCAACAATAAGTGCTGCACAATTACCCGAACCATATGTGCCTTTATTTGGATCTTGGGGATTAACAGTTTTATTACTAGCATTAAAGGTTAATTTTGTTATTCCCTTTGAATCTCCATTAAAAGTTACATATGGTACCTTTAAATCAATTTTTTCTTTGTAAGTGCCTGCTTTTATGTTAATTACTGCTCTTGTGCTTTCACTAGTAGGCTTATGAATATTTAGATAATTAATTGCGCTCGTAATATTTTTAAACGTAGAAACCCCATTTGGTTTATTATTGTTTATATCAACTGTTAAATTTGTTGCTGCCTTAACTGTTTTACCCATTTGGCTAATACCTATACAATTGATAACTAAACCTATGCATCCACATAAAGTTAATGTTTTTATAATTCTACTATTAAATTTAGCTCCCATGTTACATCCTCCTTAAAATATAAATAAAAAATTCATTTCGGCTTATAACTAAAGTAATCAAAATCTGCAAAGCATCTATTTTTCTTTTCTAAATCATTTACTGTTAGTCCAACAAAATTCCCTGTAAAGCCTCCAGATAAAAATCCTATATCTTCACTTGTAATGTAAGTCTCTTTTCCTTCACTCTCTACACTAAATTTGGCTTCAATACCGTCTACATTTATTTTTAATTTCACATTTTTGGAACTAACTGAAACCTGTACTTGTTCTATGCTAAACTCATCTTTTACTGCTTTCATTACTCCTGCTGAAATTCCTTTTCCCTCATCATAGGAAATGTATAGATAAACATAATTCATTATATCTAGGTACAATATTATTCCTGCCATATTTAAATAATTAGCTGGTTTAAAATTAATAGAAGTCTCTGCTTTAAATTTAAAATCTCTTTGTCTTATTCCTATTATGTGTTGATCAAAGGTGCTTTGAGGCGATTCCCCTCCATATAT
The Clostridium felsineum DSM 794 DNA segment above includes these coding regions:
- a CDS encoding MDR family MFS transporter; the protein is MEETLEDLNLNKKNYNVLPISIALILAGFCCMLSETLLNMALKNLMAQFSVSATTVQWLSTGYMLIMGILIPVSALLIQTFTTRQLFLTSVIIFLAGTIVSSLALNFPILLIGRLIQAVGTGILIPNIVNTLLIINPIEKRGKALGIFNLVMFCAPAIGPTISGLIIQNLNWRWLFFATMPFSIIALILGLKYIENVTSLSKPSIDFLSIVLSTIGFGGFIYGVSNIGTTTAVLIAAPIIIGCISLAAFVLRQLHMKEPMLDMHPFKKSMFSLGCILLMVMHMINFATMLILPMFLEGALGLAAFTAGLLMLPGGFLNGLISPFAGHLYDKFGPKALILPGYIISAISFLLLSYLVSTGISIPVLVVLHCLSLIAVGLINTPVQTNSLNQLSPKQYPHGTAILNTLQQIAGAFGTSLFVAIMTSYQKNYLSGVSSPSSSKNQALSLVFGVHNTFLIETVVLIVAVILSLFISNKNSIKNTAI
- a CDS encoding glycoside hydrolase family 28 protein, with translation MKSNKLKLFIIGTLICIQPIAFGQFSAKARNVKIKDMVIANPTNLREAPAAVTDTSVVLVWEKPQNYSNVTGYTIYDDSGKKIGDTNKTYFKVQNLKQNTSYSYYVKAHDAKLVESQISNEVTIKTDATKQVINVKDYGAVGNGTAKDTVAIQKAIDACKDGETVLLPQGKYLSGALYLHDNMTFYVDKGAQLVPSTDLKDYPWTSARHDIEDIYDPNSPTKGNPAFSSLINAGTMDHNQKPTTHNIKIMGEGTIGDDSNGLTLRSAYDAFGAKNTATHYGGGSLISLKNCDNVYMDGIHIRNGMMWTIVPVYSKDITSYELDINTTVHNGDGFDPNSSSNVYLLKDTFSTGDDCSAIKSGKDEEGRKIGIPSTDIYYRDCTFTAGHGGITLGSEMSGGISDVFGEDCTLMPIDLKTKAVNSGVRVKVSPSRGGYIHNLKVRDSICNKISVITNYDKQKAATPGVPLPDISQFEFTNVNAPKGNSQYILDLNGSNFGQDISYLSNLKFNDCNFYSARLDSCKDVIFNNCNFDKGITKTNSVNIEEIK
- a CDS encoding pectinesterase family protein, translated to MGAKFNSRIIKTLTLCGCIGLVINCIGISQMGKTVKAATNLTVDINNNKPNGVSTFKNITSAINYLNIHKPTSESTRAVINIKAGTYKEKIDLKVPYVTFNGDSKGITKLTFNASNKTVNPQDPNKGTYGSGNCAALIVEGKDFKANNMTFENSYLKDNGIDTQAACVQVQGDRAAFQNCKFYSGQDVLNLNYNRSYFKNCYIEGAVDSVWGLRSIAVFENCTLNEIKDGAAYTAFGDKGCKVLLDKCKFTSNINKQVVQAITKVGGDSRRYSKVTGVLFGRTWYPSLEVCIKNSVVTSPLLPKAWTNMKSDAIDPSCQLLEYKNIDGNGKLLNTSHRNASRQLSDKEAVDYNAYNLLKGTDGWKPVNN